One window of the Armatimonadota bacterium genome contains the following:
- a CDS encoding DUF3352 domain-containing protein produces the protein MEEQLIPVSPGGRNKTIPLIVVLLLMAASCLAAYYMIAAYFKPPVDPAIYVPADAVSAMTVDLTRTTEKDAAFKAVQAIFKDAGVKDPTVKLFEEVNKQFKIDVKRDVLAHLNGTGAVAVLPAMIGKLPQLVAVIGTRGENDSTTVMTTLGNKLNENHMKFDRLEYDGFYYYYIPFEGPRNPYSIQTATYVGAVKSGIVYTNSDEAFKRVVDTVKGQSNLAGNKYFRIMRKKDGSTFASVYYSGASYYKLIGPAFKMASGQFAPNADDTMKSMVENNVVAVGNFDAGVDGISFHLKGIMKKPIPTAGVSINKLASFAPKSAAVVFATAGCDKAWKSIKAQLGSSPQMAVQVNAISSQIKQFIGIDPYADLFDRITSVGGYYDPAGPIKLNGFSGNLTLVFKVDKPDVVGKALAKIHTAVSAFGFVQIKPTKVAGVKASIVELGPTGVFCDAISGDGLVLNMSGSNTASGLKSAIMTSTGKAQPITQSKSFQAVVKRLPRKATAIIYCNPGSIANFLTQGAPPRDRKMVKSVSDKIGAFGMTAGSTGARYEIRAVMPFKTN, from the coding sequence ATGGAAGAACAATTGATCCCTGTTAGCCCAGGAGGTCGAAACAAGACCATTCCTCTTATTGTAGTGCTGCTGCTTATGGCGGCATCATGTCTTGCCGCATACTATATGATCGCGGCGTATTTCAAACCGCCGGTCGATCCGGCCATATACGTTCCTGCAGATGCCGTCTCAGCCATGACAGTCGATCTTACGCGCACAACCGAAAAAGATGCCGCATTCAAGGCCGTGCAGGCAATTTTCAAGGATGCAGGCGTTAAAGACCCAACAGTCAAGCTCTTTGAAGAAGTGAACAAGCAGTTCAAGATTGATGTTAAGCGTGATGTGTTAGCGCATCTGAATGGAACGGGTGCAGTGGCAGTGCTCCCGGCAATGATAGGCAAGCTCCCCCAATTGGTTGCTGTGATCGGAACCAGGGGAGAAAACGACTCCACAACAGTAATGACAACCCTGGGCAACAAGCTCAATGAGAACCACATGAAATTCGACCGGCTGGAGTATGACGGCTTTTACTATTACTATATTCCATTCGAGGGTCCGCGGAATCCGTACTCCATACAGACAGCAACCTATGTCGGCGCGGTAAAAAGCGGTATAGTCTATACCAACAGCGATGAGGCTTTTAAGAGAGTTGTAGACACAGTCAAAGGCCAGTCTAACCTTGCAGGCAATAAATACTTCAGGATTATGCGCAAGAAAGACGGGTCGACATTTGCATCGGTCTACTACAGCGGCGCAAGCTATTATAAGCTGATCGGCCCGGCTTTCAAGATGGCTTCGGGCCAATTTGCCCCCAATGCCGATGACACAATGAAGAGCATGGTTGAAAATAACGTTGTCGCCGTGGGCAATTTTGACGCTGGCGTGGATGGAATAAGTTTTCACCTCAAAGGCATAATGAAAAAACCAATTCCGACTGCCGGTGTCTCAATTAATAAATTGGCATCATTTGCGCCGAAGAGTGCGGCAGTAGTTTTTGCGACTGCCGGCTGCGACAAGGCATGGAAGAGTATTAAAGCGCAGTTGGGTTCCAGTCCTCAAATGGCCGTGCAAGTAAATGCAATATCCAGTCAAATCAAGCAGTTTATCGGAATCGATCCATATGCGGATCTGTTTGATCGGATAACGTCGGTCGGCGGATATTACGATCCGGCAGGACCTATCAAGCTTAACGGGTTCAGCGGCAATCTGACACTGGTCTTTAAAGTTGATAAGCCGGATGTCGTTGGCAAAGCTCTTGCCAAAATACACACGGCGGTCTCTGCATTCGGTTTTGTTCAGATCAAGCCCACGAAGGTAGCAGGTGTGAAGGCATCAATAGTCGAACTCGGGCCCACCGGTGTATTTTGCGATGCCATATCCGGCGATGGCCTGGTCCTTAACATGAGTGGCTCGAATACTGCAAGTGGGCTTAAAAGCGCCATTATGACCTCTACAGGTAAAGCACAGCCAATTACGCAGAGCAAATCGTTCCAGGCTGTAGTCAAACGCTTACCGAGAAAGGCAACTGCTATCATTTACTGTAATCCCGGCTCCATTGCGAATTTTCTTACGCAGGGCGCTCCGCCCAGGGATCGCAAAATGGTGAAGTCTGTGTCGGATAAAATCGGCGCTTTCGGCATGACAGCCGGTTCAACCGGCGCCCGGTATGAAATACGCGCAGTAATGCCCTTCAAAACGAATTGA